Genomic segment of Microbacterium sp. BH-3-3-3:
CTCCTGCAGGCGGTGCGCTTCGGCCGAGATGTCGGCGAGCACGTCGAGCGGTGCGCGGCCCACGTTGGTGGGTACGGCGAGGCCGGTGACGATGCGGCGCTTCAGGCCGGCGACACGCACCATGAAGAACTCGTCGAGGTTGCTGGCGAAGATGGCGAGGAAGTTGGCCCGTTCGAGCACCGGGACCATCGGGTCTTCGGCCAGTTCGAGGACGCGCTGGTTGAACGACAACCAGCTGATCTCGCGATCGAGGTAACGGTGATCGGGGAGCTGGTCGTCGGCGGCCTCGACGGCCTCGTCGAAGTCGTCGTCGTCGGCGTCGCCGAGCCCGGCATCCAGCGCGTCGTGTTCCATCATTCCCACATCATGTCAGGGGTCGGTGACACGCGAGTGAACACGAGGTGCGTGCGTCGTCAGGAGGGGGAGGATGCCGCGGGCGCGGGGTCGTCTTCGTACACGTTGAAGCGGTACCCGACGTTGCGGACGGTGCCGATCAGCTGTTCGAGATCGCCGAGTTTCGCGCGCAGTCGTCGCACGTGCACGTCGACCGTGCGGGTGCCGCCGAAGTAGTCGTAGCCCCAGACCTCGCTGAGCAGCTGCTCGCGCGTGAACACCCGCGAGGGGTGCGTGGCGAAGAAGTGCAGGAGCTGGAACTCCTTGTAGGTCAGATCGAGGGGTTTGCCGTGCACCTTGGCCGAGTAGGAGGACTCGTCGATCGAGATGCCCGAGGTCTGGATGCGCGTGGACACCTGGTCGGCGGCACGGCGCCCCATGGCCAGGCGGATGCGCGCGTCGATCTCGGCGGGGCCGGCGCCGACGAGCACCACGTCGTCGATGCCCCAGTCGGTCGAGACGGCGGTGAGACCGCC
This window contains:
- a CDS encoding winged helix-turn-helix domain-containing protein, translating into MAQLLVLSSAPGGGAALPALELLSHRVRQIPAEPAQLVNAPSADVVFIDARFDLVGAKSLCKIISTTGMEAPLVLIVTEGGLTAVSTDWGIDDVVLVGAGPAEIDARIRLAMGRRAADQVSTRIQTSGISIDESSYSAKVHGKPLDLTYKEFQLLHFFATHPSRVFTREQLLSEVWGYDYFGGTRTVDVHVRRLRAKLGDLEQLIGTVRNVGYRFNVYEDDPAPAASSPS